acgttgtacgaaagcgaaactagcgagctacacttctaagaccactaaacaaagtacaacggtccactttgatgctttataatcgctcaactatctccatagatgaccttttcacttttttgtgcaatttctaacataagttggattgttcgcatcttcaccttacaaaacattgtacgaaagctaaactagtgagctagactcctaagaacactaaacagagtaaaatggtccacttcgatgccaccgaatcggtcaactctctccatacacgtccatttcacgttttttggcaatttcaaacataacatggtctattcgcatctttaccttacgaaacattgtacgaaagctaaactagcaagctagacttctaagaacactaagcagagtacaacggtccactttgatgccatcgaattgctcaactctctccatagatgtgcttttcacgtttttgggcaatttcgaacataacttggtctattctcatctttaccttacgaaactttgtacgaaagctaaactagcgagctagacttatagaaaaactaaacatagtacaacaatccactttgatgacatggaattcctcaactcccgcaacagacgagcttttcactatttggggaatttcgaacgtaagttggtctattcgcatctttagcttacgaaacgttgtgcgaaagctaaaccagcgagctagactcctaagaacactaaacagagtacaacggttcattttgatgacatggaattagtcaactctagcgatagatgagcttttcacgtttttgtggaatttcaaacgtaagttggattattcgcatcttcacctttcgaaacattgtacgaaagctaaacaagcgagccagacttctcagaacccgaaacagagtacaacggtccacttagatgcgttggagttgctcaactctctccatggatgagattttcacgttgttggacgatttcaaacataacttggcctattcgcatctttaccttacgacacgttgtacgaaagctaaactagggagctagacttctaagaacacgaaacggAGTGCaacgatcaactttgatgccattgaatatctcaactctctccatagatgagcttttcctggttttgggcaatttcaaacataacttggtctattcgcatcgctaccttacaaaacgttgtacgaaagctaaactaaggagctagacctctaagaacactgaacagagtacaacggtccactttgatgccatcgaattgttGAACTATCTCTATAGACGTGGtttccacgtttttggggaatttcaaacataagttggtctattcggatctttagcttacgaaacgttgtacgacaggtaaactagcgagctagacttctaagaccactaaacaaagtacaacagtccactttgaagctttataaTCGCTGAACTATCtgcatagacgaccttttcatgtttttgtgcaatttcaaacataaattggattattcgcatcttcaccttacgaaacattgtacgaaagctaaactagtgagctagactcctaagaacactaaacagagtaaaatggtcaatttcgatgccatcgaatcggtcaactctctccatagacgacattttcacgttttgggcaatttcaaatataacttggtctattcgcatctttaccttacgaaacattgtacgaaagctaaactagcgagctagacttatagaaacactaaacagagtacatcggtccactttgataacatggaattgcttaactcccacaatagacgagcttttcacgtttttggggaatttcaaacgtaagttgggttattcgcatcttcaccttcagaaacattgtacgaaagctaaactagcgagctagacttctaagaaccccaaacagagtacaacggtccagttagattccttggagttgctcaactctctccatagatgagattttcacatttttgggcaatttcaaacataacttggactattcacatctttagcttacgaaactttatatgaaagctaaacaaacaagctagacttctaagaacatgaaacagagtacaacgataaacttggatgccatcaaattgctcaactcactccatagatgagcttttcacggttttgggcaattccaaacagaacttggtctattcacatcgttaccttacgaaacattgtacgaaagctaaactagcgagctagacctctaagaacactaaacagagtacaacggtccactttgatgccatcgaattgctcaactatctccgtagacgagcttttcacgtttttggattattcgcatcttcaccttccgaaacattgtacgaaagctaaacaagcgagctagacttcacAGAAcccgaaacagagtacaacggtccacttagatgcgttggagttgctcaactttctccatcgatgagattttcacgttgttggacgatttcaaacataacttggcctattcgcatctttaccttacgacacgttgtacgaaagctaaactagcgagctagacttctaagaacacgaaacggAGTGCAACGATCaacattgaattgctcaactctctccatagatgagcttttcctggttttgggcaatttcaaacataacttggtctattcgcatcgttaccttacaaaacgttgtacgaaagctaaactaaggagctagacctctaagaatactgaacagagtacaacggtccactttgatgccatcgaattgttGAACTATGTCTATAGACGTGGTTTCCACGTTTTttaggaatttcaaacataagttggtctattcgcatctttagcttacgaaacgttgtatagaAGGTAAACtcgcaagctagacttctaagaccactaaacaaagtacaacggtccactttgatgctttataatcgctcaactatctccatatacgaccttttcacgtttttgtgtaatttcaaacataagttggattattcgcatcttcaccttatgaaacattgtacgaaagctaaacaagcgagctagactcctaagaacactaaacagagtaaaatggtccacttcgatgccatcgaatcagtcaactctctccatagatgaccttttcacgttttgggaaatttcaaacataacttcatctattcgcatctttaccttacgaaacattgtacgaaagctaaactagcgagctagacttctaagaacactaagcagagtacaacggttcacttcgatgccatcgaattgctcaactctctccatagatgtgcttttcacgtttttgggcaatttcaaacataacttggtctattctcatctttaccttacgaaacgttgtacgaaagctaaactagcgagctagacttatagaaacactaaacagagtacaacggtccactttgatgacatggaattgctcaactcctgcAACAAACGATCTTTTCACTATTTGGGGAATTtcgaacgtaagttggtctattcgcatctttagcttacgaaacgttgtgcgaaagctaaactagcgagctagactcctaagaacactaaacagagtacaacggtccattttgatgacatggaattgctcaactctagcgatagacgagcttttcacgtttttgtggaatttcaaacgtaagttggattattcgcatcttcaccttccgaaacattgtacgaaagctaaactagtgagctagacttctaagaaccccaaacagagtacaacggtccacttagatgtcTTGgagttcctcaactctctccatagatgagattttcacgttcttggacaatttcgaacataattcgcatctttaccttacgacacgttgtacgaaagataaactagcgaactagacttcttagaacacgaaacagagtgcaacgatcaacttcgatgccatcgaattgctcaactctctccatagatgagcttttcctggttttgggcaatttcaaacataacttggtctattcgcatcgttaccttacgaaacgttgtacgaaaactaaactaaggagctagacctctaagaacactaaacagagtacaacggtccactttgatgccatcgaattgctgaactatctccatagatgtgctttccacttttttggggaatttcaaacataagttggtctattcgcatctttagctgacgaaacgttgtacgaaaggtaaactagagagctagatttctaagactactaaataaagtacaacggtccactttgaagctttataatcgctcaaccatctccatagacgaccttttcacgtttttgtgcaatttcaaacataaattggattattcgcatcttcaccttacgaaacattgtacgaaagctaaactagtgagctagactcctaagaacactaaacagagtaaaatcgTCAatttcgatgccatcgaatcggtcaactctctccatagacgacattttcacgttttggggaatttcaaacataacttggtctattcgcatctttaccttacgaaacattgtaccaaatctaaactagcgagctagacttcgaagaacactaagcagagtacaacggtccactttgatgccatcgaattgctcaactctctccatagatgtacttttcacgtttttgggcaatttcaaacataacttggtctattctcatctttaccttacgaaacgttgtacgaaagctaaactagcgagctagacttatagaaacactaaacagagtacaacggtccactttgatgacatggaattactTAAgtcccgcaatagacgagcttttcactttttggagaatttcaaacttaagttggtctattggcatctttagcttccgaaacgttgtgtgaaagctaaactagcgtgctagacttctaagaaccccaaCCAgggtaccacggtccacttagatgtgttggagttgctcaactctctccatagatgagattttcacgtttttgggaaatttgaaacataacttggccaattcgcatctttaccttacgaaacgttgtacgaaagctaaactagcgagctagacttccaagaacacgaaacagagtacaacgatcaacttcgatgccatcgaattcctcaactctctccatggatgttGATGACTGtaaaattacattgattttatacctctctttcttaacttattactttgttttcaagtcaaacttgggtgttttacgttatttttgtttgcatttcagtTAATCGAATCCTAGACGATGAATTATGTCAATGGCAATTTTGACAATGTTATTGGACATGTACATGCGAGTCTTCGTAATTTCAGCAAAATCTGCCACTGTTCAGTTCAGCCCACTTGTGAAGGTCACCATAAATCCTTTGAGAATATCTGGGTTTTGTGTCATATACCGTTGAAAAGATATGGAAGTCTAGTTTCTGAAGAATTTTACAGTTTGTGATTCCGAGTTTTGTGGACAAAGTTATGAAAGTTTGAATACGGACTGCGCAGTCCAGAAAATCAGGAATCCGGGCTCATACTTAACAATATTGATTTGAGACTTCTTGAAAGCCCAAGGACGTTTCCAGCCTTTGAAGGAAGCTAATAGAGTATCAATTTATTATTTGAATGAATTTTTGACTATTATGATTCAATATTTCAGCTGGAGGAAATCTTTATGCAAGAGGAAACTAAAGGATTATTCTAATTGTACTAGGATTATATTGTTTCCTTTCATATGGATGACTTTAACCTAACCAAGGATGATATAAAAGGGGCTGGCATACACAGCAAGGGAGGGCAGACTGAGGGGAAAGACTCAAGAATCACATAAGGGCAGGATATTGGAGAGTAACATCCCTAGGAAAGGGAAGCAACAAGGTTCCTAAAAGGGAAATCCTCTTCACCAAGCTTACTTTGTAAAAggtgttctttttcttaagttcttgatgttgttatttcttgaattgttgatgtagcctagcatgACTATTCTATGTCTTAGTTAATTCGTTGCCAATTcaagtttctagttttattcattgtgcttcatatatcatgtgttgatttaatgactgatcaccattatttagatacatgtttgagacaagattacaccacgatcaatgggtaaacttgatatagctcttgtgaatgaatgagatgtCGTTGAAGCACGATCCATGCATAAACACTCTTggttcttgatgttcttcttgcactcaatgcattcttgtttgtaatcttgaccacaatcaatggctagataacaatttaagaatagttgatcttgaccacaatcaatggcgtttcatattttagataagAACGAACCTTAGAGACGAGAATTGAATCTTAACCAAATAAGACATAGAATAGGATTGCTATGGTGAAATCGAAGTCCTAGTTTGCATTCTCTTGATTGAAAACACCCTAAATCTTTCTAATATTCTTGCACTTTcttgattttcaaattcacacaacttctctttaattttcagaaataatttagttttatgTCGAGACATTCGAATTTAGTAGAAATTAGAATTACTTGACaaatctccgtgggatcgacctcgctaTTGCATACCTATGCTATAATTGTATTCGTGCGCTTGCGAGTTAATTAAAGTTACAACAAGTTTTtgacgccgttgccggggattgtgtTTAAGAATTTCAATTTGCTAATTCAAATTGGGGTCTCGAAAGTTTTCTTCataaactgttttttttttttgttttttttgtttttttttttgtttactgggCAGATTTGGTGGCTGTCTTTACCGACTATTCTGGACTGTTTCAGCAAGGTTTACTAGGCTTATAGTATATCAACGGAAAGCTGAAGAAGTCTACTCTCCAGCCTAAGAAACAGATCAGGATTCTGAGTTATAACCAGAAAGTTATCATCAAAAGAGTAGACAGTGTTCTGAGTTGacagattttcaaaattttcagctttGGATGCAAGGACGCCGATCACAAGAAGGAGACGTGCTTCCATTGAACGATAACATTGAAGGAGTTCTAAGGACTAGAAATCAACCAAAGGTAGACGAGACTGACATCAAATCTGAGGAAGAGGAAACAATTGAACCAATGGAGGACAACAATGATACACGTTGTTTGGAGGAATTCGCTCGGCCGACTATTCCTACTTCACCATCATGCATATTACTTCCAACTGCAGCTAGAAATTATGAGTTGAAATCTCTACATTTTAATATGCTTCCAAGTTTCTATGGTTTACCTAATGAGAATCCTTTGACTTTCATGAAAGAATTTTATGCTACTGTTAGTACTTTTCCTTTGCAGGGTGTGACTGAGGAACAACTGAAGATGAGATGCTTTCCATATACCCTAAAGGATCAAGCTAAGTTTTGGCTGATGTCTCTAACACCTGGATCATTCACTTCATGGGATGCCATATACAACAAATTTGTAGGGAAGTTTTACTCACATCAGAAAACTGGTGCATTCAGACGTCAAATCTCCACATTCACACAAGTTGATGGTGAACCATTCCATGAGGCGTGGGAACGTTATAAATTGCTTTTACTTCAATGCCCGCATCATGGTTATACTTTGGAGTTACAAATGCAATTTTTTTATGATGGACTAACCCAAACATGTCAATCTATTGCTGATAATGCTGCAGGTGGTGCAATGTTCAAAAAGGCTCCTCAAGAAGCTTATGACATTTATGAGATGCTTGGATCCAATTCACAACAAAGAGATGCTCGAAGCAAGAAATCTGGTGTGTATGAACTAAACCACAGTGATAATATGGCAAGACAAATTGGAGAACTAAATAAGAAGATCGATGCCATGTTAGGCACCCATGCCAATTCTATGACTCAAGTCGAGGTATGTGCTTTATGCAATATTGTTGGTCATTCTACTCATGCATGTCCTTCCAGCCATGAGTACCCTGATTTTGTTCAACAAGCAAACATGATGAATGCTTAAAATCCAAGATCTAAAAATAATCCTTATTCCAATACTTACAATGAAGGTTGGAAGAATCACCCTAATCTTTCTTGGAGTAATACTCAGAATCAACTTAACCCTTATGTTCAACCAAAGACCTCTTCTTTGGAAGAATCGATTAAGTTGTTTGTGCAGGAAAGTAGGGCAAGGATGGATAGGCATGATGCAATGATTGCTACCCAAGAAACAAAGCTAAATCAAACTTTGGCATCCATGGGAAAGCTTGAGGTCCAAGTTGGTCAACTTGTGGatgttattaaaatcaaagagcCTGGAAAACTTCCAAGCCAACCGGAGCAAGCTAAAGCAATCACAGTACTTCGAAGTGGTAAGGTCATTGATAACCAAATTAATTATGAAGTTACTGATAATTCTACTTTGAATGCAGATCAAAGACGAGAGTCAGTCCAGCCTCAACATATCACAACCAGCAACCATTCCGAAAAGATTCAGAAGCCTGAATCAATTCAGTCCTCAGAAAAACAACCCAATTCTGAGTCATCTTCGCTTCAGAAATCTCCAAATCCTTACATCCCTCCTATTCCTTTTCCAGGCCGTTTAAAGCAAAGCAAATTGGATAAGTCTTTTTCTGAAATTTATGATACATTATCTAAAGTCAATATTAACTTACCTTTGCTTGATGTGATCAGGAATATGCCGGCATACGCAAAATTCTTCAAGGAATTGAACACGTACAAACGCAAGTATGGGCCACATGAAAAGGTAATGGTCTCGGAGAATGTGAGTGCTGTACTTCAAAGGAAGCTACCTCCCAAACTTAAGGATCCTGGAAGTTTTTCTATCAACATAACAGTAGGAGACAAGAAGATGGAAAAGGCAATGCTAGATTTGGGAGCGAGtataaatttgatgccatactCTGTATATCTTCAATTAGGTTTGGGGGAGGTGAAGCCGACAACAATGTCTCTACAACTGGCGGATTGATCTGTCAAATATCCAATAGGTATAGTAGAGGATATTCTAGTTCAAGTTGATAGACTAATTGTTCCTGCTGATTTTGTAGTGCTCAATATGGACGATACTCCAATGCATGATCGTGAACTTCCTATCCTACTTGGACGTCCATTCATGGCCACCACAAATACTTTAATAGATGTAAAGCATGGAGTTTTCACCATGACAGTCCTAGATCAAACTGTGCAATTCAAGGTGTTTGAATCCTTATCTCATCCCTTGAGTTCTTTGGATTGTTTTACGGTTGATGCATTGGATTCTCTTGTTTTCTCTAGTTTCTTACAGGAAGAAGCGCAAGATGCATTAGGGGCAGCCTTAACTTTGAGAAAAGAAGACATGGCGAATGATGAAGAAATCATGGAAGTAATAGCTGCCTTAAACAGTTTACACCCGTGCCATCCTAACACTCTTATTGAACATGTTGAACTTTCTCACTCCAAGTTGGTCCCGTCTATTGTCTCTCCTCCTACACTTGAGCTTAAAACTTTGCCATCCAATCCTAAATATGCCTACATTGGTGAGAATGATACCCTCCCAGTAATTATAGCTTCTGACCTTTCACCATTGGAGGAAGAAAAACTATTAAGAGTGTTGAGAGAACACAAAGCGGCCATTGGGTGGACCATTGCAGATATCAAGGGAATTAGCCCAGccatgtgcatgcatagaatattAATGGAGGAGAATTCCAAGCCCACACGTGAGGCACAAAGAAGATTGAATCCACACATGAAGGAAGTGGTGCGTGCAGAAGTATTGAAATTACTTGATGTTGGTATTATCTACCCTATCTCTGATAGCAAATGGGTAAGCCCAGTTCAAGTAGTTCCCAAGAAGTCTGGAATTACGATAGTCAAGAATGAAGATAACGAGCTTGTACCGACAAGAATGACCACCGGATGGCATGTGTGCATTGATTATAGAAAGCTTAATGCTGCCACAAGAAAAGATCACTTTCCGttaccttttattgatcaaatgcttgaACGCTTAGCTGGTTATTCTTactattgctttcttgatggtTTTTCAGGATATAATCAAATACCAATCGCTccagaagatcaagagaagacgACATTTACATGTCCATTTGGTACCTTTGCCTACCGAAGGATGCCTTTTGGCTTATGTAACGCCCCAGCTACTTTCCAAAGATGCATGATGTCAATCTTCTCTGATATGCTTGAAAGGTTTATTGAgctatttatggatgatttttctgtttttggaaATTCGTTCGACGATTGCCTTAATAATTTAACCTTAGTCCTTAAAAGATGTCAAGAGACAAACCTCACTCTCAGTTGGGAGAAGAGTCACTTTATGGTAAGGCAAGGTATAGTTTTAGGACATGTGATTTCAAGTAAGGGTATTGAGGTTGATAAGGCAAAGATAGATTTGATTGCAAAATTGCCGCccccaacttctgtaaaggGCATGCGAAGTTTCTTAGGCCATGCAGGATTTTATCGAAGGTTCATTCAAGATTTCTCTAAAATCACACGTCCTTTGTGTAATCTCTTGGCTAAAGATGTTGTTTTTGAGTTTAATGATGAATGACTTATTGCTTTTAATACCTTAAAACGTGAACTCACCTCTGCTCCTATCATTAGAGCACCTGATTGGTCTCTTCCTTTTGAATTAATGTGTGATGCTTCTGACTATGCTATTGGTGCAGTGTTAGGACAAAGAGTGAACAAACGTCCGCATGTAATTTACTATGCTAGCCGCacactcaatgatgctcaactcAATTACTCTACTATGGAAAAAGAGTTGTTTGCGGTGGTGTTTGCCTTAGAAAAATTTTGATCTTATCTCATTGGTTCAAAAGTTATTGTTTATTCTGAACATGCAGCTCTTAGGTACTTATTGACTAAGAAGGATGCAAAGCCTCGTCTGATTAGGTGGATCCTTTTGTTgcaagaatttgacttggatATTCGAGATAAGAAAGGGAGCGAAAATGTTGTTGCGGACCACTTGTCACGCATAACTGATGGGGGCAATCATGCAAACATGCCGATTGTAGAGTCATTCCCAGATGAACAACTCTTCTCAATGAGAGAAGTTGAACCATGGTATGCAGATATTGTTAATTATTTGGCATGTGGTATTATTCGGGATGAATTAACCTTgcaggaaagaaaaaaattctttgCCACTTTTAAGCATTATTTTTGGGACGAaccttatttatttaaatattgttCTGACCAAATCATAAGGCGTTGTGTTCCGGAAATTGAGCAAACAAGCATCCTTAAATTCAGCCATGAATTGGCGTGTGAAGGTCACTTTGGTGCAAAGAAAACAGCCCTCAAAGTTTTACAATCTGGATTCTTTTGGCCCTCTTTATTTAAAGAtgcatttaatttttgtgttaAGTGTGATAGGTGCCAATGAACAGGAACCATTAGTCGTAAGAATATGATGCCCCTCAACAATATCCTTGTAGTTGatctttttgatgtatggggtATAGACTTCATGGGTCCGTTTCCTCCATCCTTTGGGTATAATTATATACTTGTGGCTGTGGATTATGTGTCTAAGTGGGTGGAGGCAATTTCTACCAAGACAAATGATCATAAAATTGTACTCAGTTTCTTGAAGGATATGATCTTTACACGATTTGGAACGCC
The window above is part of the Tripterygium wilfordii isolate XIE 37 chromosome 3, ASM1340144v1, whole genome shotgun sequence genome. Proteins encoded here:
- the LOC119995546 gene encoding uncharacterized protein LOC119995546, which produces MCDASDYAIGAVLGQRVNKPLRYLLTKKDAKPRLIRWILLLQEFDLDIRDKKGSENVVADHLSRITDGGNHANMPIVESFPDEQLFSMREVEPWYADIVNYLACGTISRKNMMPLNNILVVDLFDVWGIDFMGPFPPSFGYNYILVAVDYVSKWVEAISTKTNDHKIVLSFLKDMIFTRFGTPRAIISDCGSHFCNKPFEALLKKYNITHRVATPYHPQTSGQVEISNREIKKILERTVNATRKDWALKLNDAL
- the LOC119995545 gene encoding uncharacterized protein LOC119995545, whose protein sequence is MAILTMLLDMYMRVFVISAKSATVQFSPLVKVTINPLRISGWRKSLCKRKLKDYSNCTRIILFGGCLYRLFWTVSARFTRLILWMQGRRSQEGDVLPLNDNIEGVLRTRNQPKVDETDIKSEEEETIEPMEDNNDTRCLEEFARPTIPTSPSCILLPTAARNYELKSLHFNMLPSFYGLPNENPLTFMKEFYATVSTFPLQGVTEEQLKMRCFPYTLKDQAKFWLMSLTPGSFTSWDAIYNKFVGKFYSHQKTGAFRRQISTFTQVDGEPFHEAWERYKLLLLQCPHHGYTLELQMQFFYDGLTQTCQSIADNAAGGAMFKKAPQEAYDIYEMLGSNSQQRDARSKKSGVYELNHSDNMARQIGELNKKIDAMLGTHANSMTQVEVCALCNIVGHSTHACWKNHPNLSWSNTQNQLNPYVQPKTSSLEESIKLFVQESRARMDRHDAMIATQETKLNQTLASMGKLEVQVGQLVDVIKIKEPGKLPSQPEQAKAITVLRSGKVIDNQINYEVTDNSTLNADQRRESVQPQHITTSNHSEKIQKPESIQSSEKQPNSESSSLQKSPNPYIPPIPFPGRLKQSKLDKSFSEIYDTLSKVNINLPLLDVIRNMPAYAKFFKELNTYKRKYGPHEKVMVSENVSAVLQRKLPPKLKDPGSFSINITVGDKKMEKAMLDLGASINLMPYSVYLQLGLGEVKPTTMSLQLAD